The following is a genomic window from Persephonella sp..
AAAAAGAGACAGGAGAAATGCTTATAAATATGAAAAAACATTTAGAGGAAAATAAATACTGGCATAAACCTATAAAAGAGGTGGAGAAAAAAGGAGGTTGTGCTGCCTGCCACAATCCACACGGATCAAACTATCCTTATGCTCTTAAAAAATTCTTTACAACCGAATTTTATCTCCCTGGATTAAAAATAGGAGAAGTTATGTGTTTCTCTTGCCACAAAGAAAAGGAAAGATTTACCATGAAAGAGGTTTTCTCAGATAAAATAACAAAATTCAGAAATGGAACGGAAAATCTCCACTGGAGACATACTCAAGGGGAAAAAGGTAGAACATGTATAGCCTGCCATGATCCGCATGCTTCCCGATGGCCAAATATGATAGGAAGATACACAAACTTTAACGGAATACTATTCCCAATAAGATACAAAAAAACAGAAACAGGAGGTTCCTGTGCCCCAGCATGCCATGACAGATTTGATTATGATAGAGTTCAGCCTGTTAAAAATGTGGGCGAGATAAGAGAAGAATTCAAATAAACGGAAAATGGGAATGAAAAACATATTTATACTGCTTTTTACTGGGGTATTATTGGCTTTTGGAGCAGAGGTCAATCAAAAAATTTACAGACTTAATCTAAAAGTTCCGTCAAATGAACCTGTAGAAATAATTCAACCTGCTGTAAACTCAATACATTACGAGGACACAGCATCTGTTGTTATTAAAATAGATCCTAAGAAGATTAAAGAACTTGAGATGATCACTTATTTTCAGGTTTTCCAGCTGGATCCAGATGAAAGGATTATGTATAAAAACAGACCAAAAAAGAAAAAGGAAAAATTTAAATTTCATTTAAAAGATGAGAAACTTTTTTATTGTAAGACTATTGAGCTTAGATATGGAAGAAATAAAATTCAAGTTATAGCAACAACAAAAGGTGGAAAAAAGATAAAAAAATCAGTAGAGATGTATCTCACATCTCCTATTTTGAGGGCTTATAAATATCCTCCTCCAAAATATAAAGAAATATTCTTCCATAAAGAAAAAAATGAAAAAATATGTTCCGAATGTCACGATATGACAGTTAATGAGAAAAAAGGGATTGCCTTTGAGGATGTTACAAAATCAAACTGCTACAAATGCCATAAAGCATTAACCACAAGATATAAATACAACCATGCACCTGCACGAAACTGGCTTTGTGCAACAACCTGTCACACAGGAAAAACAGGAAGATTAAACAAAAGACTTGAGGGAAAATCAAAATTTATCTGGCCTGAACCACAGGGACCTGAATGCTATAGATGTCATAAAGAAAAAAGAAAAGAGTGGGATAGCAAAAGATTTCACCATGATCCGGTAGTTGCAGGTATGTGTGATAAATGCCACAACCCCCACTCCTCACCGAACAGATACTTCTTAAGAAAACCATCTTGGTATTTATGCACAACCTGTCATGAAGATAAAGTAATAAGGGGACATGTTGTTTTTACATTTTTAGGAAGATCCCACCCAACAAGAGGTTTTAAAGACCCTTCCAACCCCAAAAGAGAGTTATCCTGTATAAGCTGTCATGAGGCTCATAACTCAGATAATAACTTTATGCTTCTAAAGCCCTTCAACCAGTTATGTAATATGTGTCATAAAAAATAATACTTTCATACTGTAAAATATCCTGATATATTTAGTATAATTGGCTTTAATTCGGGGTGAAGGGGTATGATAATGAAAAGGATTTTTTTATTTCTATTTCTACCTTTTCTTTCTTATGGATTTGAAATACTCGCACCAATAAAAAACAGCATTCATGAAGAGGAATTTGCAACTGTATCTGTAAAATTAACCAAAGATGAGATAGA
Proteins encoded in this region:
- a CDS encoding cytochrome c3 family protein, with protein sequence MKNIFILLFTGVLLAFGAEVNQKIYRLNLKVPSNEPVEIIQPAVNSIHYEDTASVVIKIDPKKIKELEMITYFQVFQLDPDERIMYKNRPKKKKEKFKFHLKDEKLFYCKTIELRYGRNKIQVIATTKGGKKIKKSVEMYLTSPILRAYKYPPPKYKEIFFHKEKNEKICSECHDMTVNEKKGIAFEDVTKSNCYKCHKALTTRYKYNHAPARNWLCATTCHTGKTGRLNKRLEGKSKFIWPEPQGPECYRCHKEKRKEWDSKRFHHDPVVAGMCDKCHNPHSSPNRYFLRKPSWYLCTTCHEDKVIRGHVVFTFLGRSHPTRGFKDPSNPKRELSCISCHEAHNSDNNFMLLKPFNQLCNMCHKK